One Vitis riparia cultivar Riparia Gloire de Montpellier isolate 1030 chromosome 4, EGFV_Vit.rip_1.0, whole genome shotgun sequence genomic window carries:
- the LOC117913596 gene encoding protein trichome berefringence-like 7, with amino-acid sequence MFEMMDSFNRTASFNRRASSFSSPRVHRRRWGRPPFLVFIGFLVFCFFKIIASGYINASPGSNQGFDGYSISNFNGSVGVCNVFEGNWVQDNSYPLYNASECPFVEQGFNCLGNGRMDRDYLKWRWKPRNCDIPRFNVQNVLERLRGKRVVFVGDSMSRTQWESLICFLMTGVEDKKGVYEVNGNNITKRIRFLGVRFSSFNFTVEFFRSVFLVQHGWGPKNVPKRVRSTLKLDKLDNISREWINSDVLIFNTGQWWVPGKLFETGCYFQVGGSLRLGMSIPAAFRIALDTWASWIETTIDTRRTQVFFRTFEPSHWGNETHRHCNVTLHPMSDTKGMDRSLFSDTILEVVKNMTVPVTVLHVTSMSAFRSDAHVGTWSDGQPVSDCSHWCLPGVPDVWNEIFLSYMLTNHRLSLR; translated from the exons ATGTTTGAGATGATGGATAGTTTCAACAGGACCGCATCATTCAACCGCAGGGCATCGAGTTTTAGTAGCCCAAGAGTTCACCGAAGGAGATGGGGTCGGCCACCCTTTCTAGTTTTCATTGGGTTTCTGGTATTCTGTTTCTTTAAAATCATTGCTTCTGGATACATAAATGCCTCACCAGGTTCTAACCAGGGCTTTGATGGATATAGCATTTCCAATTTCAATGGTTCTGTGGGTGTTTGCAATGTTTTTGAAGGCAATTGGGTCCAAGATAATAGTTACCCATTGTACAATGCTTCTGAATGTCCTTTTGTGGAACAGGGATTCAATTGCTTGGGAAATGGGCGAATGGACAGAGATTATCTTAAATGGAGGTGGAAGCCCCGGAATTGTGATATTCCAAGGTTTAATGTGCAGAATGTATTGGAACGACTCAGAGGGAAAAGGGTTGTTTTTGTGGGGGATTCAATGAGTAGAACACAGTGGGAGTCTTTGATATGTTTTCTAATGACTGGGGTGGAGGATAAGAAGGGTGTTTATGAAGTTAATGGGAATAACATAACGAAACGGATTAGATTTTTAGGTGTACGGTTCAGTTCATTTAACTTCACGGTTGAGTTCTTCCGCTCAGTTTTCTTGGTACAGCATGGCTGGGGTCCCAAAAATGTACCAAAGAGGGTCAGGTCAACACTTAAATTGGACAAATTGGATAATATTAGCAGGGAGTGGATTAATTCAGATGTTCTTATTTTCAACACAGGACAATGGTGGGTGCCAGGGAAGCTTTTTGAAAC GGGTTGCTATTTCCAGGTTGGAGGTTCATTGAGGCTTGGAATGTCAATTCCTGCTGCCTTCAGAATAGCACTGGACACTTGGGCTTCATGGATTGAGACCACAATTGACACCAGAAGAACACAGGTCTTCTTTCGGACATTTGAGCCATCACACTGGGG CAATGAAACTCATAGACATTGTAATGTAACACTGCACCCTATGTCAGACACCAAAGGGATGGACAGAAGCCTATTTTCAGATACCATATTGGAGGTGGTAAAGAATATGACTGTTCCTGTGACTGTTCTGCATGTGACTTCCATGTCAGCTTTCCGGAGTGATGCACATGTGGGTACTTGGAGTGATGGTCAACCTGTGTCTGATTGTAGCCACTGGTGTCTGCCTGGAGTTCCTGATGTGTGGAACGAGATTTTCCTCTCATATATGCTTACTAACCATAGACTTTCTCTCAGATGA